In a genomic window of Gossypium arboreum isolate Shixiya-1 chromosome 9, ASM2569848v2, whole genome shotgun sequence:
- the LOC108459280 gene encoding wall-associated receptor kinase-like 5: MGFQSADYFILLLLFLFLLCPILQAAESQEPACGKEVCGNITIPSPFGIDSSCYTHSWFRVTCNSTRNGKRPSINVNGIDLEVLDSIYSDAILISNPVTYINCERISEASVSVNLSGTPFFFSSDKNIFGSVGCGNLATVLSNEADSLGGCVQPRCDHGASESGCFTGIAGNFTSYTVNMTAMYPDSNRCASAFIFSVYSFSSAYPLPNGINFGTRHVPAVLSWNSTYCGDGGCGRPGLGPMNFHTYKVESCGNVTFHYPFSMKAQDDSNNSFKVICNKTANGKEVPLLNINGTNLQILGFDFLYGTVKVSHPITYSNCRKNHHNGMSLNLTGTRFYYSDSDNFFKSLGCGNLITIFGNETNNLIGGCLQPSCKINKKTSSIVGCPLTIPKGLSSFFANMSDMVDSSDYRRKRSCGFASLISYDFDLTDDFDLSHRTHVPTQLQWGTLISGECYLNDSLDTSCTFDGEYCWSRLSVNHLCSCKRDISDISYSRSCKDGKCENYKYCNMLCLNTPSNYCWSDSCPPHYEYNSTGFRCERKIKTQNTRNLKSIIVGCSTSVGTLFLLLATWSMYKALKRKQKIMLRQKYFKRNGGLLLQQHLSSNEGNVEKIKLFTSKEMEKATDYYNENRILGQGGQGTVYKGMLIDGSIVAIKRSKMVEGKKFDEKKVEQFINEVIILSQINHRNVVKLLGCCLEAEVPLLVYEFIPNGTLYDLIHNQTEELSLTWEMRLRIAIEIANALFYLHSAASAPIYHRDIKSSNILLDGKYRAKVSDFGTSRSVALEQTHLTTRVQGTFGYMDPEYFRSSQFTEKSDVYSFGVVLIELLTGQKPISVEQSEPVRSLVSYFLDSMQENSLFNILDPMVVKDGPEQEIIVVALLAKRCLNLIGKKRPTMKQVAMELEFIKASGGNVIGECGDEESEIDDMIQSWETNPSSSMSRTITTNSVTFPLNSSF; this comes from the exons ATGGGTTTTCAGTCAGCGGATTACTTCATCCTTCTACTCCTCTTCCTGTTCCTGTTATGCCCAATTTTACAAGCAGCAGAATCTCAAGAACCTGCCTGTGGTAAAGAAGTATGTGGGAATATTACAATTCCATCGCCTTTTGGAATCGATAGCAGCTGCTATACTCATTCTTGGTTTAGAGTAACTTGCAATTCGACCCGTAATGGGAAAAGGCCATCCATAAACGTAAATGGCATCGATCTGGAGGTGCTTGATTCCATATATTCAGACGCCATTCTCATCAGTAATCCGGTTACTTATATTAATTGTGAACGTATAAGCGAGGCTAGTGTGAGTGTGAATCTCTCAGGCACTCCCTTTTTCTTCTCAAGTGACAAAAATATTTTCGGGTCAGTAGGTTGCGGAAATTTGGCAACTGTTTTAAGTAACGAAGCTGATTCACTTGGCGGCTGCGTTCAACCAAGGTGTGACCATGGTGCTTCTGAATCTGGCTGCTTTACTGGAATTGCTGGAAATTTCACTTCCTATACTGTAAACATGACAGCCATGTATCCTGACAGCAACAGATGCGCATCTGCTTTCATCTTTAGCGTGTACTCATTCAGTAGTGCTTACCCATTACCCAATGGCATCAATTTTGGAACAAGGCATGTTCCCGCCGTACTCAGCTGGAATTCCACCTATTGCGGTGACGGAG GATGCGGAAGACCAGGACTAGGACCTATGAACTTCCACACCTATAAGGTAGAGTCTTGTGGGAATGTTACTTTTCACTACCCTTTTAGCATGAAGGCCCAAGATGATTCCAATAACTCGTTTAAAGTAATTTGCAACAAAACTGCCAATGGGAAAGAAGTGCCTTTATTAAATATAAATGGCACGAATCTACAAATACTAGGGTTTGATTTTTTGTATGGCACAGTCAAGGTCAGCCATCCAATAACTTACTCCAACTGTCGAAAGAACCATCACAATGGGATGAGTCTCAACCTAACAGGCACCCGCTTTTACTACTCAGATTCCGACAACTTCTTCAAGTCTTTAGGTTGTGGTAATTTGATTACTATTTTCGGCAACGAAACAAATAATCTTATAGGCGGATGTTTGCAACCAAGTTGTAAGATTAATAAGAAGACTTCCTCTATCGTTGGTTGTCCTCTTACTATTCCTAAGGGTCTCAGTTCATTCTTTGCAAACATGAGTGATATGGTTGATTCAAGTGATTATAGGAGGAAAAGATCATGCGGATTTGCTTCCTTGATTTCTTATGACTTTGATTTAACTGATGATTTTGATCTAAGTCATAGGACGCATGTCCCAACGCAACTGCAATGGGGAACACTAATATCTGGAGAGTGCTATTTGAACGATAGTTTGGACACTTCTTGTACATTCGATGGTGAATATTGTTGGTCGAGGTTGAGCGTTAACCATCTATGTTCATGCAAGAGGGATATCAGTGATATCAGTTATTCAAGATCATGCAAAG ATGGGAAATGTGAGAATTATAAGTACTGCAACATGCTTTGCTTGAATACCCCTAGCAACTATTGCTGGTCAGACTCTTGCCCTCCTCATTATGAATACAATAGTACGGGATTTCGTTGCGAGCGTAAAATAAAAACTCAAAACACTCGTAATTTGAAAAGCATTATTGTAG GTTGCAGCACTAGTGTTGGGACACTATTTCTATTACTCGCAACATGGAGTATGTACAAAGCcctcaaaagaaaacaaaaaatcatGCTGAGGCAGAAATACTTCAAAAGGAATGGAGGTTTGTTACTGCAACAACATTTGTCTAGCAATGAAGGTAAtgttgaaaaaattaaattgtttacCTCAAAAGAGATGGAAAAGGCAACGGATTATTATAATGAGAACCGAATTCTTGGTCAAGGAGGTCAAGGGACTGTTTATAAAGGAATGCTAATAGATGGAAGCATTGTGGCTATTAAGAGATCCAAAATGGTGGAAGGAaagaaatttgatgaaaagaAGGTTGAACAGTTCATTAATGAGGTGATAATTTTATCTCAAATTAATCACAGGAATGTGGTTAAGCTTTTAGGGTGTTGTTTAGAAGCTGAAGTTCCTCTATTGGTGTATGAGTTCATCCCAAATGGTACATTATACGATCTCATTCATAACCAAACTGAAGAATTGTCATTGACATGGGAAATGCGTTTACGAATTGCGATTGAAATTGCCAACGCCTTGTTCTATTTGCATTCAGCTGCTTCTGCTCCTATTTATCACCGAGACATCAAATCTAGTAACATACTTTTGGATGGTAAATATAGGGCAAAAGTTTCAGATTTTGGAACTTCAAGATCAGTTGCACTTGAACAAACACATCTAACCACTCGGGTCCAAGGAACTTTTGGATACATGGATCCCGAATATTTTCGATCAAGTCAATTTACAGAGAAGAGTGATGTTTATAGCTTTGGAGTTGTTCTTATTGAGCTTTTAACAGGACAAAAACCTATCTCCGTAGAACAATCAGAGCCAGTGAGAAGCTTGGTATCTTATTTTTTGGATTCAATGCAGGAGAATTCCTTGTTTAACATTCTTGATCCAATGGTAGTAAAGGATGGTCCAGAACAGGAGATTATAGTTGTGGCTCTGCTAGCAAAAAGATGCTTGAATCTTATTGGAAAGAAAAGACCCACCATGAAACAAGTAGCAATGGAGCTAGAGTTTATTAAAGCTTCAGGTGGAAATGTTATTGGAGAATGTGGTGATGAAGAATCTGAAATAGATGACATGATCCAATCATGGGAGACCAATCCTAGTAGTTCAATGTCCAGGACAATTACAACCAACAGCGTAACTTTTCCATTAAATTCATCTTTCTAG